The genomic stretch GGACCATGGAGTAGATGTACTGAGCCACTGGGCTTGCCGAGCCTTCCGTCCGGTTCGCGAGCGGGGGCGGGGCCACCGGTCGCGGCCCCACCCCGTGCGTTCTCGCCTCCGATCCTCCCAGCCCCGGGCAACTACGCGTGCGTGGGCTCCGGGTCGAGGTCGGCGGCGTCCTCCTCCTGCAACGCCCCGACGGCCCCGTCGTACTCCCGCCCACCCAGGATCTCGGCCAGCTCCTCGACGGACGGAGCGTCGCTCGCCGACTCCGGCGCCTCCTGGGCCGCCACCGAGGACCGCTGTGTCTTCTTGAACTCGGCGGTGCCCCGGGCCAGGTTCGGCGCGACCGCCTCGGCCCTGATCTGCGGACGGCTGCGCCTGCCCTGCTCCGACTCCCACTCGTGCGTCCGGATGTTCCCCACGACGACGACCGGGTCGCCCTTGCTGATGCTGTGCGAGACGTTGCCGCCCAGCTCGCCCCAGCACTCGACGTCGACGAAGAAGGAGTGGCCGTCGATCCAGTCCTGCGTGCCGCTGTCGAAACGGCGCTCGGTGGCGGCCATCCTGAAGTTGGTGACGCTGCCGTTCTGCGTGCGGTTGCGGCTGGGTGAGTTGACGACGTTGCCGATGACGGTGATCTCGGTGGCGTTCACGGTGCTCCTCGGGTCTGCTGCGCCGGCCGGCGCGACCGGCTCCGTGCCGGTGTGCGGACGACCCTCGGGGCTCGCGGAGCCGCTCGGGAGCCCGCCCGCCGATCTGTGGACGGCACCGCCACCTGTGGACGGCCTCACTCCCCCGCATGACGGCCGCATAACGCTCTGGGCGTCCCGGCCTGCACCGGTGCGATGATCGGCAGCCGAGCGCCCGTAGCTCAGTGGATAGAGCAGGTGCCTTCTAAGCACTTGGTCGCAGGTTCGAGTCCTGCCGGGCGCGCCCGACCGCTCGCATGGGAGCGGATACGCCGGGTAGCTCCCGACGATGAAGATCATCTCTCTCCTCGTGCTGCTGTGGCTGATCATCGGCGGCGTGGCCGCCTTCCAGCGCGGCTACTTCGAGAGCAGCGACACCAGCTGCGCGGGCCTGGGCACCATCGCGCTGACGATCGTCGCCGGACCGTTGAACTACCTGGGCGTCAACCCCGAGGTGCAGAACTGCGAACTGCCCCAGCCCAGCGAGTGAGGATTTCCGGACGAAGCCGTCCCTGACACCCGGGGTTACACGAACCCGGCCGGGGTAACTGCGCTCCCGCCAGGTAGCGGGGGATGCAGGTGCCACCGGGTGATCGTCGGGAGTGTGCGGTGCGGCATGCGTCGAACCAGGTCCGGAACCACAGGGACAGCGGCAGGAAGCCACGGATTCCAGGACGCCGTCGCTGGTTGGTGACCGGCGCGGCCCTGTTGCTCGTCACAGCCATCGGGGCGTCGGCGCAGTCCACGGAGGTCGAGGCCGCCGGCCGCGTGGGAGACGCGCCGCTGCCCTGGGCCGCGGGCGCCGCCCTCATCGTCCCCCAGCTCTCCGAGGGCGCGCCGCCGGGCGCGGTCACGCTCGCCGAGGCGCCGACCCGGCAGGCCGGCCAGGCCCCGCCGGCGCCCACGGTCATCACCGGCCTCGCCGCCAACGGCATCCCGAACGTCGCCCTGAACGCCTACCGCGTGGCCGCGGCCCGCATGGCCGACGCCAAGCCCGGCTGCGGCATCGAGTGGTCGCTGCTGGCCGGCATCGGGCGCATCGAGTCCAACCACGGCCGCTACGGCGGCGCCGTCCTCGGCCCGGAGGGGACGTCGACCCCGAAGATCCTCGGCCCGCCCCTGGACGGCGGACGGTTCGCCTACATCGGCGACAGCGACAACGGTCTGTGGGACGGCGACACGACCTACGACCGCGCCATGGGCCCCATGCAGTTCATCCCGACCACCTGGCGCTCCTACGCCATCGACGCCGACGGCGACGGGGTGTCCAATCCGTTCAACATCAACGACGCCGCGCTGGCCGCCGCGAACTACCTGTGCACCGCCGGCGGGAACCTGCGCACCCAGGCCGGGATGATCGAGGCGATCTTCGCCTACAACCACTCCGACAGCTACGTCGCCGAGGTGCTGGCGCTCGCCCGCGCCTACGCGGCCGGCATCCCGGTCGCCGACCTCGGCCCGCTGTTCGGCATCACGAGCGGACCCGTCCCACCGCCGTCCGGCCCCTACTGGGCGGCACCGGCGGCACCCGGACCGGCGATCGGCTTCGAGGACAGGACTCCCCCGAACGGCCCGACCACCGGCGCCGCCCCGCCGCCGCGGCGGCCCGACAGCACTCCTGCGGCGCAGGGCGGTGGGTCAGGCGGTTCCGGCGCCGGGACGCCGGCGAACAATTCCTCCGGCTCGACGTCGGAGCCGCCACCGGCCAACACGCCGGCGCCGCCGCCTGCGCAGCGACAGCCGGGCGCCCCGCAGAACCCCGGCACGGCACCGGCCCAGCCACTGCCGGTGCCAGTTCCGGTCCCTGCTCCTGCACCGGCGCCGGCACCGGCTCCCCCGCCGGCTCCCGCGCCGCAGCCGCCACCGGTCGTGACGGCACCGCCGCCGCCGCTGATCCCCGGGGAGACCTGCCGGCGGGCGACCGATGTGAGCCTGCCCCTGACCCTGCCGCTCTGCCCGTCGTGACGAGCCCGTGCGGCTGCCGTTGACGGCTTGCCGGTCCGGCGAGCAGAGGTAAGCCGAGCAGAGGTAAGGCGCGACCCGCGGACACCCGTTCTCCCCCTGTCCGCGGGTCGCGCCTGTCCGTGGGCCCCCCAGCCCACACGATCAGCCCTGGATCAGCGGGCCGATCCGGTCTTCTGGGTGCCGGTGAACTGGAAGCTCAGCGAGCTGGTGGCACCCTGGAAGTCGTCGCCGGTAGCGGTCACCGGCAGCGATGCGGTGAGCTTGAGGTGGTCAACCGAACCCGGCGTCAGCGCGGCACTGCCGGCGAGGGCGACGTCGGTCACGACGATCGGACCGTCGGTGTGGGTGCGCACCGTCCCGGTGCAGACGGGGCTGGTGTCGGAGACCTCCCACGGGACCGAGCACGACTCGACCTTCAGCTGCAGCCCGTTCACCGTGTCGCTGTCGAGGACGCTCGGCGAGGTCGCCCACGACGTGAGGCTCACCCGGCCGAGCGCCGTGTTCCCGTCGTTCACCAGGTCGACGAGGTGGCTGCGCGAGTCACCCGCGAGCATCAGGCCGCCGGTGAACGGCACGGAGCCGGAGCCGCCGTCGGACAGGTCGATGGAGACGACGCCGGTGTCGACGTTGGTGTTGACCGGCGAGGTGCTGTCGGTGAAGTCGCCGAAGGTCGCCATCCCGGCGACCGCGGCAGCTGCACCGACGGCCCCGATGGCGGCAACGATCGTGGTGGCCGACCGTCGACGAGTCGTCAGGTTGGTGGTCACGGTTTCCTTCTCCCCCGGTTGCTGCCCGGTGGTGGTTCCACCCGGCGACGAGGGAGACGGTCCTGGGTCAACCGCAGGCCACCCGCCAGGGAACCGCAAGGACTCCGCAAGATCGGCGGACGTGCTCACTCCCCCGGGACGACGGCGGGCGGAGCACCGCGAACGGATCGGTGACCTCGAGCGTCTCCACGGCGAAGCGATGGAGCATCGCGGGCCGCCCACCGCTGCGACCGGGGTGCGACTGCTGCCCGGTGGGCTCGAGCACCCCCTGCGCAGGAGGACGCGCTGCAGGTTGGTGGCGGTGACCTCGTAGCCGAGCGCGGCCACGTAGATCTCCCGCAGCTCCGCGATGGTGAACGTCGGCGGCGCCAGCGCGAAGCCGATGTTGGTGTAGGAGAGCTTGGCCCGCAGCCGGCCCAGCGCCGACCCGACGATCGATCCATGGTCGAACGCCGTGGCGGGCAGGGCGCCGACGGGGTGCCAGGCGGTGTCCGCGGGCAGGGCCGGCTCGACGTGGGCCGGGATGAGCCCCAGGTATGCCGTGGCCACCGTGCGTCCCCGCGGATCGCGGCCGGGGTCGCTGCGGGTCTCCAGCTGCTCGAGGTGCGCCAGGTGGTCGACCGACACCTTCGACGCCAGCTGGCGGGCGACCGACGCCCCGAGCGTCTCGTCCCCGAGCAGCGGGCCGCCGGGCAGCGCCCAGGCGCCGGCGAACGGGTCGGTGGCGCGTCGCCACAGCATCACGTGCAGCCGCCCGGCCCTGACCTGCAGCACCGCGGCCAGCGCGTGGTGGGGATACGCGGGCCGGTCCGGCGAGGACCACACGGATGTCACGACGGGAATGTTATGGTCCCCGCACGAGGTTTTCGCCTCTCAGTACGAAACCCTCTCGTTCGGAGGTCCCGGTGACCGCAACGCTGCCCATGCCCCCCGCCGCCTCGTGGTCGCCGGACCAGTGGGACGACTGGCGGAGCGAGGTGCGGCGACTGGCCGCTGCCCGCGACGCCGTCGTCCTGGCGCACAACTACCAGGAGGCGCAGATCCAGGACGTCGCCGACCACGTCGGCGACTCGCTCGCCCTGTCCCGCATCGCCGCGGCGAGCGACGCGAGCACGATCGTGTTCGCCGGGGTCCACTTCATGGCCGAGACGGCGAAGATCCTGGCCCCGGAGAAGACGGTGCTGGTGCCCGACGCGGCCGCCGGCTGCTCGCTGGCCGACACGATCACCGCCGACCAGCTGCGCGCCTGGAAGGCCGAGCACCCCGGCGCCGTCGTCGTCTCCTACGTCAACACCT from Blastococcus sp. PRF04-17 encodes the following:
- a CDS encoding single-stranded DNA-binding protein, producing MNATEITVIGNVVNSPSRNRTQNGSVTNFRMAATERRFDSGTQDWIDGHSFFVDVECWGELGGNVSHSISKGDPVVVVGNIRTHEWESEQGRRSRPQIRAEAVAPNLARGTAEFKKTQRSSVAAQEAPESASDAPSVEELAEILGGREYDGAVGALQEEDAADLDPEPTHA
- a CDS encoding lytic transglycosylase domain-containing protein — encoded protein: MTGAALLLVTAIGASAQSTEVEAAGRVGDAPLPWAAGAALIVPQLSEGAPPGAVTLAEAPTRQAGQAPPAPTVITGLAANGIPNVALNAYRVAAARMADAKPGCGIEWSLLAGIGRIESNHGRYGGAVLGPEGTSTPKILGPPLDGGRFAYIGDSDNGLWDGDTTYDRAMGPMQFIPTTWRSYAIDADGDGVSNPFNINDAALAAANYLCTAGGNLRTQAGMIEAIFAYNHSDSYVAEVLALARAYAAGIPVADLGPLFGITSGPVPPPSGPYWAAPAAPGPAIGFEDRTPPNGPTTGAAPPPRRPDSTPAAQGGGSGGSGAGTPANNSSGSTSEPPPANTPAPPPAQRQPGAPQNPGTAPAQPLPVPVPVPAPAPAPAPAPPPAPAPQPPPVVTAPPPPLIPGETCRRATDVSLPLTLPLCPS
- a CDS encoding NUDIX hydrolase; translation: MTSVWSSPDRPAYPHHALAAVLQVRAGRLHVMLWRRATDPFAGAWALPGGPLLGDETLGASVARQLASKVSVDHLAHLEQLETRSDPGRDPRGRTVATAYLGLIPAHVEPALPADTAWHPVGALPATAFDHGSIVGSALGRLRAKLSYTNIGFALAPPTFTIAELREIYVAALGYEVTATNLQRVLLRRGCSSPPGSSRTPVAAVGGPRCSIASPWRRSRSPIRSRCSARRRPGGVSTSADLAESLRFPGGWPAVDPGPSPSSPGGTTTGQQPGEKETVTTNLTTRRRSATTIVAAIGAVGAAAAVAGMATFGDFTDSTSPVNTNVDTGVVSIDLSDGGSGSVPFTGGLMLAGDSRSHLVDLVNDGNTALGRVSLTSWATSPSVLDSDTVNGLQLKVESCSVPWEVSDTSPVCTGTVRTHTDGPIVVTDVALAGSAALTPGSVDHLKLTASLPVTATGDDFQGATSSLSFQFTGTQKTGSAR